Part of the Calditrichota bacterium genome, AGCATTCCTGCCAGACCAGGTTCAGGTTGTTGATATAGTCCTCATAGGAGTCGTGGAACCCGATCTGGCGTTCGTCGCCATAGTCCTTCAGCTGCCAGTAGGGCGGCGAGGTGATGATGAGGTGCACCGACTCGTCCGGCACTTCGGCCATCTGTCGCGCGTCGCCCAGAATGATGCGATGATGGGTGCGCATCGCAAACTCCCGCAACCCTCTTTGGCCCGCCCCGCGTCCTCTACGGGGAACAACTGCCTTTGCAAATTAAGCAAAACGCGCCGTCAATGTCAACCGCTTTTTTCGCCGCGCTGCCGCGCAGCAAGCACCTGTTCCACCTCGCGCAGCTGCTCCACGCTGTTCACCCCCATACTCTCGGCAAAATCCGGCGTCAACACCGCCGCCACGCGCTCGCCTCGGCTCCGCATGATCTTGACCACATCCGGCAGGTAGTACTCGCCCTGCGCATTGTCGTTGCTCACCAGCGGAATGGTGGCAAACAGCTTCCTGGCGTCGAACACGTAGGTGCCGATATTCACTTCCTGGATGGCGCGCTCCTCGGGCGTGGCGTCTTTCTCCTCCACGATGCGGTCGACAAAGCCATGCTCATCGCGAATGATGCGCCCGTAACCAAATGGGTTTTCTGTGCGCCCCACGAGCAGCGTGGCCGCTGCCCGGGTGCGGCGATGCACCTGGATCAGTTCGCGAATGCGTTCCGGGCTGAGCAGAGGGACGTCGCCGCACAGGACGAGCACGTCGCCGGCAAAGTCGCGCAACAGCGGCTCGGCCTGCGCCACCGCATGGGCAGTGCCGAGCTGTTCCTCCTGCACGGCGAACAACACCCCGGTGCGCCGCAGTACCTCCATCACGCGCTCACGTTGGTGACCCACCACGACGATGATGGGATGCGCGCCTACTGCCCGCGCCTGTTCGATGACGTACATCACCATCGGACGGCCGAGTACCTGGTGCAAGACCTTGGCTAGGTCCGACTTCATCCGCTTCCCTTTGCCGGCCGCCATAATGACCGCCGCCAACGGGCGCGCCTCTTCTTGCCCGACCCCTCCGCTCCTCATCAAACCTCCACTACCACGTTGTCGATCAATCGGGTGCTGCCAATCCACACCGCTAACGCGATCAGCACCTGGCCGCGCAGCTCCTTCACCTCCTCTAACGTGTTGGCGTCCACCACTGCCACGTAATCGATCTTCGCTGAGGGAGCCGTGCGGATGACTGCCTCCATCTCCTCAATTAAGCGCGCCGCACTTCGCTCGCCCGCTGCCACCAATTCTGATGCCCGCTGCAGCGCCTTGGACAAGACCACGGCCTGTCTTCGCTCCTCTGGCGACAGATATGAATTGCGCGAGCTCATGGCCAGCCCATCAGGCTCGCGGACGATAGGCGCCACGACGATCTCCAAGTCGAAGTTGAGATCCTGCGCCATGCGCCTGACCACCAGCGCCTGCTGCGCGTCCTTTTGGCCAAAGACGGCCACGTGCGGCTTGACGATGTTGAAGAGCTTGGCCACCACGGTCGTCACGCCGCGAAAGTGGGTGGGACGGGAGCGCCCGCACAGCACGCCGGTGATCTTTTCCACTTCGACGTAGGTCAGGTAGCCGGCGGGGTACATCTCTTCCACCGATGGGTGAAAAATCACATCGCAGCCGGCCTGCTCAGCAAGGGCCATATCGCGCGGCAGATCGCGCGGGTAGCGCTGGTAGTCCTCATGCGGGGCAAATTGGGTGGGATTGACGAAGATGCTGGTCACCACCACGTCTGCCCGCTCGCGGGCAATACGAATCAGGCTGAGATGCCCCTCATGCAGGTAGCCCATGGTTGGCACCAGGCCGATGAGCTTGCCCTCCTGGCGCCAGCGCTCGGCCTGGAGCTGCATGTCCCGCACCTTTTCCACAAGTTGGATCGCCATGCGCCGCAAGTTCTCCTATTCCTGCTCCCCTGTGTAGCTCTCCTCTATGCTGGGGAACTGCCCCCGCTTGACATCGTCGACATAGCCAGTGCAGGCTTGGCGGATGATGCGCGCCAGCTCCGCATATCGCCGCACATATTTGGGGCGGAACTTTTCAAAGAGCCCAAGCATGTCGTACGTCACCAGGATCTGGCCGTCGCAATGGGGGCCAGCACCGATGCCGATGGTAGGCACGGACACTGCCTCCGTAATGCGCTTTGCTACCTCTAAGGAGACCTTCTCCAGGACAATACCAAAAACACCTGCCTGCTCCAAGGCATGGGCGTCGTCCAAGAGACGTTCAGCCTCTTGCTCCGTGGTGCCCTGCAGCACGTAGCCGCCGAATTTGCGAATGGATTGGGGCGTGAGGCCGAGGTGGCCAAGTACCGGCATTCCCACGACAGTCAGGCGACGAATGGTCTCTGCCATCTCTGCGCCGCCTTCGATCTTGACTGCCTCAGCACCCGCTTCCTGGAAGAAGCGACCGGCGTTGCGCACCGCCTCCTCGATGGTGACCTGATACGAGAGGAAAGGCATGTCCGCCACCAGGAGCGCCTGCTTCACCCCGCGCCGTACGGCCGCCGTGTGGTAAAGCATGGCCTCCATGCTCATGGGCAGAGTCGTCTCGTAGCCGGCCACCACCATCGCCGCGGAATCGCCCACCAGGATGAGGTCGAGGCCTGCCTCGTCTAACAAGGCGCCCATGGTGGCGTCGTAGGCGGTGAGGGCAGCGATCTTCTCCCCGCGCCGCTTCATCTCGATCAGGAGAGGGACGGTCACCTTCTTGCGTTCTGCCATGAGGCTTATCTTCTCCTGGTGTGAATAACGCCGCCGCCGAGCACCAGGTCACCATCATAGAGCACCACCGACTGCCCTGGCGTGACGGCGCGCTGTGGTTTCCCAAAGCGCAAGATCAGGCGCTCCTTGTCTGCGTACTCGACGGTCGCCGCAAATCCCGTATCCTTGTAGCGAATCTTGGCGGTTACCACCCGACCCGCCTCCGGGCACTCAACAGAGACCCAGTTCACCGGTGTTGCCTCCAAGCCGGTGGACAGCAACTCTTCGGCGGTACCCACCTGCAGGCGGTTCTGCGCCGGATCGATATCCACGACGTAGACGGGACGTCCGACAGCCACTCCCACGCCTTTGCGCTGGCCTATGGTGTAGAACGGGTAACCCCGGTGCTCTCCAAGGACCCTGCCCACGCTGTCCACCACCTCGCCCGGAGCCACGCGCTTGCCCAGCCGCCCTGCCCACTCATTCACAAAGTCGCCGTAATGGCCTTCCGGCACAAAACAGACCTCTTGGCTCTCTGGCCGATCGGCAGTGGGCAATCCCCACGAGGCGGCCAGTTGCCGCACCTCCTTCTTGCGCATTCCGCCCAAGGGAAAGAGCGTGTGGGCCAACTGGTGCTGCGTCAGTCCCCAAAGGGCATAGGACTGGTCCTTGTGGCTGTCAAGCCCTTTGCGGAGCACAAAGCGCCCTGCCTCCGAGGAAAAAGCAAGGCGCGCGTAATGTCCGGTGGCCAGGTGGGTGGCGCCCAGGCTCATTGCCACCTGGAGGAGCTCCCCCCACTTGATGCGCGCGTTGCACAATACGCAAGGGTTCGGCGTGCGGCCGCGCAGGTACTCCTCCACGAAGTTCACCACCACCTCGTGCTCGAACTCCCGCCGCAGGTCGATGATGTAATGGCGAATACCAAGCTTCTCACACACCGCTTGTGCGTCGCGCACTGCTTCCGACGCACAGCAACTGTGCGGCTGCGGCGACGGCCCTTCCCACAGGCGCATGGTCAACCCTTTGACGGTGTACCCTTGCTGCTTGAGCAGGGCTGCCGCCACCGAGCTGTCCACGCCGCCGCTCATGGCCACTGCCACCACCCCCTGGTCTTTGTCCACAGATACGGTCTTCATCAGTCGGGTATGCCCCCCTTTTGCCTTGCCAGTCACAACAAAAAAATCCGCTCCCCGATGCGGGACACGGATCGCTCAGATGCTGACCAACGCAGGCAGCTATCGGGCTCCGAATGGGTCAAAACGCTCCGCTGAAGGTGAACCGATTTTGGCTACCCACTTCTCCCATGGACGAGAAGGAATAGTCGAACCGATACGATCGCCATGTGATCCCGAAACCGAGCGATATGCCCGCCAGATAGTCCTTGTTGCTGCCCACATCCATATCGGAGCCGATGGAATCGTACCCCCACCGCAGGAAGAAGCCTTCGCCCACCGTGAACTCGCCGCCAATGGTCCACTGCCAGACGTCGTCCGGGTACTTGTACGTCGTGACGCCCAAAAGCAAAGGCAGATGCTCCAGCCGCTTCATCAGCCCCAGCCGATAAGCCACGGGGAGCCGGTCTTTTTCCTCCGCAAAGGGCGAAAGCACAGCGCCCACATTTGCCACCCCAGCGGCCACATCCAAGTCATGGACAGGCGTGTGATACAGCACACCGGCGTCAGCCACCAGCGCACTGGAACGGTAGTGGTCGATGGACGCATAGACCAGCTTGACCCCGGCCCCGAGGAGCAAGGTCGGCAGGACCTTGTAGGCCGCAGCGGCGGCTAACGACAATCCGCCAGCGCCGAACTCCCCCTGCTCCTGCCCTAACTCGTCCCGCCGCTTAAAGGTGCCATAGTTGATGTAATTCACGCCGACGGCCCCAACGGTCCGTGCTGCCACCGGCTGCGCGTAGGCCACAAACCCGGAGTGAAAATCGAGCACGTGCTTCAAATAGGTGAGGGTCGCGCTGCGGCTACTAATTTCCGCCAGCCCTGCCGGGTTGTAGAAAAGGCAGTGGACGTCGCCAGGTACGGCCACGAAGGTCCCCCCCATGGCGCTGGGCCGTGCCCCCACGTGGGTGCGCAGGAACTGGTAGCCCGCGGTCCCGGGAGAGGCGCCGTGCGCCACCGCACTCACCAAGAGGGCAACAAGCAGTGCGGAGATTGAAAGACGCTTGCTACGCATACCTCCACCTCAAGACGCGACGGGCGGCCACCGGCACATCCCTGCGAATGCTCAGGAGAGCCACCTGTCGGAATCGAACCGACGACCTGCTCATTACGAGTGAGCCGCTCTACCAGCTGAGCTAAGGTGGCAAGGTCGGCATTTGCCGCTGGCGCCAGTAATGTAGCAATTTGCCGCTTGTGAATCAAGCGAAAATGTGATGCGGAGTGGGGTGGCCAGGCAACGACAAGCCTTCGCGCCGCAGGCCCGTCGCCTGCCTCCCTGCAGGGAGCGGGGTTAGTCTGCAGCCCTCTGGAATACCGACTTGCATCCCTGCCATTTTCCCGGGATCCAGCGGGTTCTTCGAGGCGCAGTCGACAAGCGTCTTTTCGGCAGCGGACGGCCGATCGCCCTGGCCGGCACTGTGGCGCTTGCCCGCTTAAGGTCCGTTCTCCCGAGCGGTTCCAACTTCTCAGCATGGCCTACCCCCGATGTCCCTGTCCTGCGCGAAGACAGGCTTTGAAGCACAAACCCCTTGCATTTGCGCAAAAGTTTTATAGTTTTTCAAGCCAAGAGGAGGGAAGCGCGATGCGGGTAACGCTCTCGATAGCCTTAAGCAGCTTCCTCGTCACAGGTGCCAGCGCGCAGCAGGTGAGCTACGTGACCACCATCCAGCCCTTTCGCTTCATCCTCCAGGAGGTTGTCGGCGAGCGGGCGCAGGTGCGGGCTCTGTTGCCCCCAGGGGCGTCTCCGCACACACACCACCTTCGCCCCTCCGACATCCGCGCGGCACAAGAGGCAACAGCCCTGTTCAGCGGTGGGCATGGCCTGGACGACTGGGCGGATGAATTGCCCTGTCCCCACAAGTTTACCTTGCTCGATCTGGTACCCAAGGATTCGCTCCTCCAGCTGGGCACGCCCGGGAACACCAAGCCGGCGCCACATGCACACTCCCACCAGGGCGTGGATCCGCACTTTTGGACCGATCCCCTGCTGGTGCGCGCCATGCTCCCGGCGCTGGTCGATTCCCTATGCAAGGTGGACGCAGCCGGGTGCGTTGTCTACCGCCGCAACGCTGCTATATTTGCCCGGCAGCTGGACAGTTTGACCACGGCAATCGCTGCGGAGCTGAGGAAGGCGCGGGGGTCGCGGGTGATCTTGGCGCACCCGTTCTTCAATTATTTCCTCCGCCGCTTCGGCATCGAAGTGGTGGGCACAGTGGAATTCGCTGCCGGCAGTGAGCCGAGCGCCCGGGACCTCCAACGCTTGACACTCGCCGTGCGTACCGCCGGCGCAAAGGCCATCTTCACCCATCCCCAGCTTCCGGACCGCCCTGCGCGCGTGGTAGCAGAGGCAGCCGGCATTCCCATCTTCCAGCTCGACCCTCTCGGGGGTGTGGAAGGAAGGACCTCCTACGCACAGTTGTTGTGGTACAATGCGCGCATCTTGGCACAGGTGCTGCAATGAGCAGGATGGCGGTCGAAGTAAACAACCTCAGCGTGCGCTTCGGTGAGCACGTGGCCCTGTCGGGTGTGAACCTGGCCATACCGGAAAATGCATTTGTGGCCATAGTCGGGCCCAATGGCGGCGGCAAGTCGACATTCTTGAAGGTACTGCTCGGGCTCCTGCCTCCGACCAGCGGCTCGGTGCGCATCTGGGGCCGGGCACCAGATGAGGTGTCTCCTGAGCTGATCGGCTATGTGCCGCAAGTGAAAACCATGGATCGCTCTTTTCCGGCATTGAGCATCGAGCTGGTGATGACCGGTGTCACCAGGCGTTGGCCGTGGTCGTCTCGGCGGCAGGCGCGCGAGGAAGCCATGGCGGCGCTTGCCCGCGTGGGCGCCGCGCATTTGGCACAGCGTCCCTTGGCCAAGCTCTCAGGAGGAGAGCTGCAGCGGGTCTGCCTGGCCCGGAGCATGGTGCGTCGTCCCAAGCTGGTGATGCTCGACGAGCCCGCCACCGGCATCGACGCCATCGGCGAAGCCGACATGTACCACATGCTTGAGGCGTACCAAGAGGAATCCGGTGCGACACTGCTCATGGTCACCCATGACTGGCACGCGGCTACTCACCATGCGGACTTGGTGTTGCTTCTCAATCGCGTCCAAATCAGTTTTGGGCCGCCGCGGGAGGCGCTGCACGAGGACAATCTGCGCGCCGCCTTTGGCCACGTCGGCCATGCGCACGAACTGAAGTTTCTCATGGACTCCCATGGCTGAGCTCTTCTCCCTCCCTTTCATGCAGAGAGCGCTTGTAGGGGGAGTGCTGGTGGGCTTTCTTGCCAGCTACTACGGCGTCTTTGTGGTGCAACGGGGGCTGAGCTTCCTGGGCAGTGGCTTGGCGCACGCGGCCTTCGGCGGGGTGGCCCTCGGCCTTCTGCTGAACACTGAGCCCCTCTGGGTGGCAGTCCCGTTCACGTTGCTCGTGGCCTTGGGCATCGCATGGGTGCACAATCGCACCAAGTTGGGCGGCGACACCGCAGTAGGGATCTTCTTTTCCGTGGCAATGGCCCTTGGCGTGCTCTTCCTTTTTCTGCGCAGGCAGTACACGGCCGACGCCTTCACCTACCTCTTTGGCTCCATCCTCGCCGTGAGCAACGCAGACCTCTGGCTGACTGGCGGGGTGTTAGTTCTCACCTTGGTAGCACTGCCGCTTTGGCGGCGTTGGTCCTATGCCTCGTTCGACCGCGAGCTGGCGCAAGCGGACCGCCTCCCTGTGGCAAGAGACGACTACCTCCTCATCCTGCTCATTGCCGTGACTGTGGTTGTGGCCATCAAGGTGGTGGGCATCGTGCTCATCGCGGCGTTTCTTGTTGTGCCCGCCGCAGCGGCGCGCCTGCTCGCCCGCACATTCCGCCAGATGACACTCCTTTCGGTTGCCATCGGCATGAGTAGTGCCGTGGTCGGCCTGATTGTGTCCTACTTCCTGGACGTTCCGAGTGGCCCCACCATCATCCTCGTGCAGGCGCTCGTCTTCTTCATTGCCGTGGCGGCAACATCCTTTCTCTTGCGCCGGTGAGCGTGCGTGGCGCAGTAGAAGAATCCGCCCCCCCTGAAAAAGTGCTGTTTCCTTTTGCTATTTTTTCTTATCTTTACTACCCCTTATCGACAACACCAGGCCATTTCGCGGAGGTGCTCGGAAAAGCATGGACGACACCGGTTTTTTGCATGACGAACGCACGCAGTGGGAGCAGAAGGTCCTCAACAAGGTGCTGCAATCTCACCCAGAGCGCAAGGCATCGTTTTCTACAGGCTCGTGGCTTCCGGTTGACCGCCTCTACCTGCCAACGCCATTGACGCCGGAGGAGTACCAGGAGAAATTAGGTTTTCCAGGCCAGTACCCTTTCACGCGCGGCGTGCAGCCAACCATGTATCGCGGCAGGCTGTGGACGATGCGCCAGTACGCCGGCTTCGGCACTGCCGAGGAGTCCAACGCCAGGTACAAGTACCTGCTGAGCCAGGGGCAGACAGGCCTTTCGGTGGCCTTTGACCTCCCCACGCAGATCGGCTACGACTCCGACGATCCTCGAGCCCGGGGCGAAGTAGGCAAAGTCGGCGTCGCCATCGATACGCTGCGGGACATGGAGATCCTGTTCGACGGCATACCTTTGGACAAGGTATCCACCTCCATGACCATCAACGCCCCGGCTTGTGTGTTGTTGGCCTTTTACATCGTCGTGGCGGAAAAACAGGGCGTGCCGCCTTCGCAGCTGGAGGGCACCATCCAGAACGACATCCTCAAGGAGTACGTGGCCCGCGGCACCTACATCTTTCCGCCGAAGCATTCTCTGCGGCTGATTACGAACATCTTCGAGTACTGCGCGCGCGAGGTGCCCAAGTGGAACACGATCAGCATTTCCGGCTACCACATTCGCGAGGCTGGGGCGACGGCAGTGCAGGAGGTGGCCTTTACCCTGGCCAACGGCATCGCCTACGTGCAGGCAGCGCTCGATGCAGGACTGGATGTGGACCGTTTTGCCGGGCGCCTCTCCTTTTTCTTCAATGCCTACAATGACCTTTTCGAGGAGGTAGCCAAGTTCCGGGCGGCGCGCCGCATCTGGGCGAAGATCATGAAAGAACGGTTCGGCGCCAAGGACCCCAGATCGATGATGCTGCGCTTCCACACGCAGACAGGGGGTAGCACCCTGACCGCACAGCAGCCGGACAACAACGTGGTGCGCGTGACCATCCAGACTTTGGCTGCAGTGCTTGGCGGCACGCAAAGTCTGCACACCAACTCGCGGGACGAGGCGTTGAGCCTGCCCACCGAGGAGTCCGTGCGCATCGCCTTGCGCACGCAGCAGATCGTCGCCCACGAATCTGGTGTGACCAATACGGTCGACCCGCTGGCGGGGTCCTACTACGTGGAAGCTCTCACCGACGCCATCGAGAGCGAGGTATGGAAGTACCTGGACGAGATCGACAAGATGGGCGGCATGGTGGCTGCCATAGAGAAGGGCTACGTCCAGCGTGAGATTCAGGATGCAGCCTATCGCTACCAACGCGAAGTGGAAAAAGGCGAGCGGATTGTAGTGGGCGTCAACGCCTACGTCATCGACGAGCCCCCGCCGAAGAACATCCTGCGCGTGGACCCCAACCTGCACCAGGTCCAGGTCAACAAGCTGGCCGAGGTGAAGGCACAACGCGACAACGAGGCGGTGCGGCTCAAGTTAGCCGCCTTGCGCGAGGCAGCCCGCCAACCCGATGTCAATGTGATGCCTTTTGTGCTGGATGCCGCCCGCGCCTATGCCACCCTGGGCGAGATCTGCAACGTGTTCAGGCAGGAGTTCGGCGAATACCAGGAAACCGTGGTGCTCTGAGGAACTTGAGATGGCGAAGAAGAGAATTCGCATACTCATTGCCAAACCCGGATTGGACGGCCACGACCGGGGCGCCAAGTACGTGGCCCGCGCCTTGAAGGACGCCGGCTACGAGGTCATCTACACAGGGATCCGCCAATCGCCTGAAGCCATAGCCAACGCGGCCATCCAGGAGGATGTGGATTTTGTGGGGCTCAGCCTCCTTTCGGGGGCGCACAACGAGCTCTTCCCGGAGGTGGTGAGACTGCTTCGCGAGCGCGGTGGCGAGCAGATCGTCGTGTTTGGCGGGGGGATCATCCCCCAAGATGACATCCCCTTCCTCCGGGCGCAAGGCGTGGAGGCGATCTTCACCCCCGGCACACCCATGTCCAAAGTCATCGAATTCATTGAGAGCAACCGGGCACGGGTCGAGAACAGATGAACTTAGCGGACCGGGTGTTGGCGGGCGAAACCGTGGCCGTCGCTCGGGCGATGAGCTGGATCGAGAACGACCATCCCGACAAAGAGTCGCTCATCGACGCCCTCAGCCTGCACTGTGGCCGCGCCTTGGTGCTGGGCATCACTGGGCCGCCGGGTTCGGGTAAGAGCAGCCTGGTGGACCGTCTTATCTGGCAGGAACGGGCCCAGGGCAGGCGCGTGGGGGTCATCGCCGTGGACCCCAGCTCGCCATTCTCTGGGGGGGCCATCCTTGGCGACCGCCTCCGCATGCAGAACCACGCCACCGACAACGGCGTGTTCATCCGCTCCATGGCCTCCCGCGGCCATCTGGGTGGCGTGGCCGGCGCCACCGCCGACGCCATCAAGGTTTTGGATGCCGCCGGTTTCGACCGCGTGCTGGTGGAGACGATGGGCGTTGGCCAGAGCGAAATCGAGGTCATGGAGCTGGCCGACATCGTGGTTCTCGTCTTAGTGCCTGGGCTTGGCGACGAGATCCAGGCGCTCAAGGCCGGCATCATGGAAATCGGCGACATCTTTGTCGTGAACAAGAGCGACAAGCCGGAAGCGGCCAAGGTGCGCGCGCAGGTGGAGTACGTGCTAGGCCTGGCGCAGGAGCGGGCACAGCCGCCGCGCCCCATCGTGATGACCTCTGCCCTCAACGGCCAGGGCATCGACGAGCTGGTGGCGGCGCTGGCCGATTACCATGCCACCCTTGTGGCAAATGGGACCCTGGCGCAACGCCGCCGGGAGCGCATAGCGCGCGAATTGCAGCGCATCGTCGCCGCAAAAGTGCAGGAGAAAGCAAACGCCGTTCTCGACCTCGAGGGGCGCTTGGACGCTTGGGTGCAATGCGTCGCGGAGCGGCGCTGTGGCCCCTACGCCCTCGTGCGCGAAGGTCTTCAGGAATTCTGGCAGGAGCACAGACGACCATGATTAAGCAGATTGCCCACATCGGCATTGCCGTTCGCTCGTTGGCTGACCACCTTACCTTCTACCGCGATGTGCTGGGACTCCCATTGCAGGCCATGGAAGAAGTGCCGGAGCAAAAAGTGCGGGTCGCCATGTTCAAAGTAGGCGAGGCCACCATCGAGCTATTGGAGCCGCTGAGCCCGGACAGTCCCATCGCCTCATTCTTGGAAAAACGCGGCGAGGGCCTGCACCATGTGGCCTATGAAAGCGACGACATCGTCGCCGAAATCGCCCATTTGCAGCAACACGGGGTGCGCATGCTGGACCAGGTCCCGCGACGTGGGGCCCACGACACAGAGATCGCCTTCATCCACCCCAGTTCGTCAGGCAAGGTGCTGACCGAAATCTGCCAGCACCGGGGAGAAAGTCATGAGCATTGAGCGCAAGATACTCGAACTGAAGCAGAAGCAAGAGATCGCCCGCCTGGGTGGGGGCATCGAGTCCATCGAGAAGCAGCATGCCAAAGGCAAGCTGACCGCCCGCGAGCGCATCAGTCTGCTCCTGGACAAGAACAGCTTCGAAGAGCTGGACATGTTCCGCACCTCCACCACCAGCCAGGTAGGCCTGGGGGATAAGCAGGTTTTTGGTGACGGCATCATCACCGGCTACGGCAGCATCTTCGGCCGCCTGGTGTTCGTCTACTCCTTCGACTTTACCGTGTACGGCGGCTCGTTGTCGCAAGTGGTGGCTGAAAAGGTGGTCAAGGTTATGGACATGGCCGCCAAGGTGGGAGCACCCATTATCGGCATCAACGACTCGGGTGGCGCCCGCATCCAGGAGGGGGTGGACGCCCTTGCCGGCTACACCGACATCTTCCTGCGCAACGTGCTCTACTCCGGCGTGATCCCGCAGATAAGCGCAGTGGTTGGTCCGGCCGCAGGGGGGGCAGTTTACTCGCCCGCGCTCACCGACTTTATCTTCATGGTGCGGCGCACGTCGTTCATGTTCCTCACCGGCCCGAAGGTGGTCAAGCAGGTGACGCACGAAGAAGTCTCGGCCGACGAGCTGGGGGGCGCCGACGTGCATGCCACCAAGAGCGGCATCACCCACTTTACCTTTGACAACGAACACAGCCTGTTCGAGGGCATCCGTACCCTGTTGCGGTACCTGCCGCAGAACAACATGGAGGAGCCGGTGGTCATCCCCAACAACGACCCCACCGACCGCCTCAGCGAGGAGCTCAACTACATCGTCCCAGAGAGCCCGAACAAGCCGTACGACATGAAGACGATTATCAGGACGGTCCTGGACAACAACGAGTTCTTAGAGGTGCAGGAGCTGTTCGCGCCCAATGTCATCATCGGTTTCGGACGCTTGAACGGCCGCTCGGTGGGCATTGTCGCCAATCAACCCAAGCATCTGGCCGGGGTGTTGGACTGCAAGGCTTCGGTAAAGGCGGCGCGCTTTGTGCGCTTCTGCGACTGTTTCAACATCCCAGTGATCACCTTCGAGGATGTGCCCGGTTTCATGCCTGGCACGGCTCAGGAGTACAACGGCATCATTGCCCACGGCGCAAAGATGCTCTATGCGTACGCCGAGGCCACCGTGCCCAAGATCACCGTGATCACGCGCAAGGCGTATGGTGGCGCCTTCTGCGTCATGAACTCCAAGCAACTGCGCGGCGACATCATTTACGCCTGGCCCACGGCGGAGATTGCCGTCATGGGGCCGGAAGGGGCGAGCGAAATCATTTACGCCAAGGAGATTCAGGCGGCCGAGGACCCGGAGAAGAAACTGGCCGAGAAGATCCAGGAATACCGCGAAAAGTTCGCCAATCCGTACGTTGCTGCCAGCCGGGGCATGATCGACGAGGTCATCGAGCCGAAGGTGACGCGTTACAAGCTCATCAAAGCCCTGGAGATGCTGAAGAACAAGCGGGACGAGAACCCGCCCAAGAAGCACGGCAACATTCCGTTGTAGGCAAGTCAATGTTTGGAAGTCACAACATCACCGAGGCATTAGCGATCGTCGCTGCCGGCTTGGCCGTGGTCTTTGCCGGCCTGACGCTCATCTGGCTGGCTATTTCCCTATTCAATTGGTTCGCGAGCATAGCGAAGCGACGCAAGGAAGCCGCGGCGGTTCCAGAGGTGACGGTGGCAAAGGCGCCAGCAGCCGAGGTGCCCCGCGAGCACCTGTTGGCCATTGGCACGGCCGTCGAGTTGTATCGGCGCTTGCACCTGGAAGTTCCGGAAAGCGCGGTCACTTTTGAACGCGGCGACGTCCGCACCGGTTGGAAGCTCGGGTTCCGCTATGGGCAGCGCCAGCGCCCCGCGAGGTAGGAGGAGATGAAGGAAAAGAAGCTGATATTGGAGATCGAAGGAAAAGAGTACACGGTAGTCATCAGCGACTTTGGCCCGCAGGAGGCCACCATTGCGGTCGATGGCAAGCCCTACAAGGTGGCGCTCAAGGACCTGGGCAGCGAGCAGGTCGCCGAGGTAAGGCCTGCGCCTGCGCCGCCTCCCTCGGCCTTGGAGCCGCAGGTACCTGTGTTCGCCCCGGCTAAGCGCGTTGCCCCTGGTTCGCCAATCCATCGCCCGAAGACGGTCGGCAGCGACTATGCCATCGCCGCCCCTTTGCCTGGACTCATCGTCAAGATCCTGGTGCGCGATGGCGACGTGGTCAGGCGGGGTCAGGCCGTGGCCATCTTGGAAGCCATGAAAATGGAAAACGAAGTGACCTCGCAGACCGAGGGGGTGGTGATCGACGTGCGCTACCGGGAAGGGGATTCTGTCAACCAGGGTGACGTGCTCGTCCTTCTCAAGCCGGTGGAGGGATAGCATGGAGCTCTTTTTTAAACTGGTGCGCACCACCGGCTTCGCGAACATGGAGGTGGGCAACCTCCTGATGATTG contains:
- a CDS encoding NTP transferase domain-containing protein, with translation MRSGGVGQEEARPLAAVIMAAGKGKRMKSDLAKVLHQVLGRPMVMYVIEQARAVGAHPIIVVVGHQRERVMEVLRRTGVLFAVQEEQLGTAHAVAQAEPLLRDFAGDVLVLCGDVPLLSPERIRELIQVHRRTRAAATLLVGRTENPFGYGRIIRDEHGFVDRIVEEKDATPEERAIQEVNIGTYVFDARKLFATIPLVSNDNAQGEYYLPDVVKIMRSRGERVAAVLTPDFAESMGVNSVEQLREVEQVLAARQRGEKSG
- a CDS encoding site-specific DNA-methyltransferase; this translates as MRTHHRIILGDARQMAEVPDESVHLIITSPPYWQLKDYGDERQIGFHDSYEDYINNLNLVWQECFRVLHKGCRLCVNIGDQFARSVYYGRYKVIPIRTEIIKFCETLGMDYMGAIIWQKVT
- a CDS encoding PorV/PorQ family protein, with protein sequence MRSKRLSISALLVALLVSAVAHGASPGTAGYQFLRTHVGARPSAMGGTFVAVPGDVHCLFYNPAGLAEISSRSATLTYLKHVLDFHSGFVAYAQPVAARTVGAVGVNYINYGTFKRRDELGQEQGEFGAGGLSLAAAAAYKVLPTLLLGAGVKLVYASIDHYRSSALVADAGVLYHTPVHDLDVAAGVANVGAVLSPFAEEKDRLPVAYRLGLMKRLEHLPLLLGVTTYKYPDDVWQWTIGGEFTVGEGFFLRWGYDSIGSDMDVGSNKDYLAGISLGFGITWRSYRFDYSFSSMGEVGSQNRFTFSGAF
- the panB gene encoding 3-methyl-2-oxobutanoate hydroxymethyltransferase: MAERKKVTVPLLIEMKRRGEKIAALTAYDATMGALLDEAGLDLILVGDSAAMVVAGYETTLPMSMEAMLYHTAAVRRGVKQALLVADMPFLSYQVTIEEAVRNAGRFFQEAGAEAVKIEGGAEMAETIRRLTVVGMPVLGHLGLTPQSIRKFGGYVLQGTTEQEAERLLDDAHALEQAGVFGIVLEKVSLEVAKRITEAVSVPTIGIGAGPHCDGQILVTYDMLGLFEKFRPKYVRRYAELARIIRQACTGYVDDVKRGQFPSIEESYTGEQE
- the mnmA gene encoding tRNA 2-thiouridine(34) synthase MnmA is translated as MKTVSVDKDQGVVAVAMSGGVDSSVAAALLKQQGYTVKGLTMRLWEGPSPQPHSCCASEAVRDAQAVCEKLGIRHYIIDLRREFEHEVVVNFVEEYLRGRTPNPCVLCNARIKWGELLQVAMSLGATHLATGHYARLAFSSEAGRFVLRKGLDSHKDQSYALWGLTQHQLAHTLFPLGGMRKKEVRQLAASWGLPTADRPESQEVCFVPEGHYGDFVNEWAGRLGKRVAPGEVVDSVGRVLGEHRGYPFYTIGQRKGVGVAVGRPVYVVDIDPAQNRLQVGTAEELLSTGLEATPVNWVSVECPEAGRVVTAKIRYKDTGFAATVEYADKERLILRFGKPQRAVTPGQSVVLYDGDLVLGGGVIHTRRR
- a CDS encoding pantoate--beta-alanine ligase yields the protein MQLVEKVRDMQLQAERWRQEGKLIGLVPTMGYLHEGHLSLIRIARERADVVVTSIFVNPTQFAPHEDYQRYPRDLPRDMALAEQAGCDVIFHPSVEEMYPAGYLTYVEVEKITGVLCGRSRPTHFRGVTTVVAKLFNIVKPHVAVFGQKDAQQALVVRRMAQDLNFDLEIVVAPIVREPDGLAMSSRNSYLSPEERRQAVVLSKALQRASELVAAGERSAARLIEEMEAVIRTAPSAKIDYVAVVDANTLEEVKELRGQVLIALAVWIGSTRLIDNVVVEV